The following proteins are encoded in a genomic region of Leptospira fainei serovar Hurstbridge str. BUT 6:
- the cobU gene encoding bifunctional adenosylcobinamide kinase/adenosylcobinamide-phosphate guanylyltransferase, giving the protein MADISFITGGCRSGKSRFALENSNALTGSKIFVATCPKIDDEMDQRIQKHREERKDQNWETIEEPLELYNVFRNLSSKESKVVLVDCLSLWINNLLFKYQNENRVLDESLIREATVKFLNAARSSFPGKVIFVSNEIGLGVVPESPLIRIYRDLLGTCNQIVAAEADEVFLLISGIPIKLKQVEA; this is encoded by the coding sequence ATGGCCGACATAAGCTTCATAACCGGCGGTTGCCGAAGCGGAAAAAGCCGATTTGCATTAGAAAATAGCAATGCACTTACTGGTAGCAAAATCTTTGTAGCAACCTGTCCCAAAATCGACGATGAAATGGACCAAAGAATCCAAAAGCATCGGGAAGAAAGAAAAGACCAAAATTGGGAAACGATAGAAGAACCTTTAGAATTATATAACGTATTTCGTAATCTTTCATCGAAGGAATCAAAAGTCGTATTGGTTGATTGCCTAAGCCTTTGGATCAATAACCTATTGTTCAAATACCAAAACGAGAATCGCGTCTTGGACGAATCCTTGATTCGGGAAGCGACAGTAAAATTTTTGAATGCTGCCCGCTCAAGTTTTCCAGGCAAAGTGATTTTTGTATCGAATGAAATCGGATTGGGCGTGGTTCCTGAATCACCCTTAATCAGAATTTATAGGGACTTACTGGGGACCTGCAACCAAATCGTCGCAGCGGAGGCGGACGAAGTCTTTCTTCTGATAAGCGGAATTCCGATTAAACTAAAGCAGGTGGAGGCTTAA
- a CDS encoding histidine phosphatase family protein — protein METGKQGKHRYNVKRSLFLIRHPQIDNDQKNCFPGNDGRRLSPDGKKEAQRIGAELLEYINVDETLFIVSAMQCCVETWKSMEFEYKNSAMFLNELEELNFGIWKNRSFGEMHRSYPENFRRFAEFDPTLAFPEGEKISSFLKRVHGVKEIILNEFSLRSNIVLISHGGILSVLLCILLELAPSEYIKFRLFSGSCSILEIYSNGTASLIGLNKWGRHSEGEWPT, from the coding sequence ATGGAAACTGGCAAACAAGGTAAGCACAGGTACAATGTGAAACGTTCTCTTTTTCTAATACGCCATCCACAGATCGATAATGACCAGAAGAATTGCTTTCCCGGAAACGATGGTCGACGACTCTCTCCGGACGGAAAAAAAGAGGCTCAAAGGATAGGCGCTGAACTTTTAGAATATATAAACGTAGATGAAACTCTCTTTATAGTAAGCGCCATGCAATGCTGCGTCGAAACTTGGAAAAGTATGGAGTTTGAATACAAGAATTCGGCGATGTTTTTAAACGAATTAGAGGAACTTAATTTCGGAATATGGAAAAACCGTTCTTTCGGAGAGATGCATCGTTCATATCCGGAAAATTTCCGTCGATTTGCCGAGTTCGATCCGACTCTTGCTTTTCCGGAAGGCGAAAAAATTTCTTCTTTTCTGAAAAGGGTTCATGGAGTTAAGGAAATAATCTTAAACGAGTTTTCCCTTAGATCTAATATCGTTCTGATATCGCACGGAGGAATTTTGTCCGTTCTTCTCTGCATTCTTTTAGAACTCGCACCGAGCGAATACATAAAGTTTCGATTATTTAGCGGCTCCTGCTCAATTTTAGAAATCTATAGTAACGGAACTGCTTCACTCATCGGCTTAAATAAATGGGGGAGACACTCGGAGGGAGAATGGCCGACATAA
- a CDS encoding adenosylcobinamide amidohydrolase, whose amino-acid sequence MKSLELEQSTIKTDGTWLDIDLQEMHSALSWTVLGGGWTRTRSATWLRVSNEDLPPGLNPTEHYRNRLIETGREINSIGFLTSASLFAYTERICRFEKLWVRCVSTVGLGNAVRVGEPHLFHENYGTINLLVQTSVPLNLSASIEAVSIATEARTLAILEGNVQSISGFQPATGTGTDCIGIVSPEAKECHIYAGKHTDIGHLIGSSAYQAVQVGVEKWKLANKVSTGTM is encoded by the coding sequence TTGAAATCTCTCGAACTTGAACAATCTACAATTAAGACGGACGGAACTTGGTTAGATATCGACCTGCAAGAAATGCATTCGGCGTTAAGCTGGACGGTCTTAGGCGGAGGTTGGACACGAACGAGGAGCGCAACCTGGCTCAGAGTTTCGAATGAAGATCTCCCCCCTGGGTTAAACCCGACCGAGCATTATAGAAATCGACTTATCGAAACCGGACGAGAGATAAATAGCATAGGTTTTTTAACTAGCGCTTCTCTATTCGCTTATACGGAAAGAATTTGTAGATTTGAAAAACTATGGGTCCGCTGCGTCTCGACTGTCGGTTTAGGAAATGCGGTACGGGTCGGAGAACCCCATCTCTTCCATGAAAATTATGGCACAATCAATCTGCTCGTTCAAACCTCAGTTCCTTTAAATTTATCCGCATCTATCGAGGCCGTTTCAATTGCTACCGAAGCAAGAACACTCGCCATTTTGGAAGGAAACGTTCAAAGTATTTCAGGATTTCAACCTGCTACCGGAACCGGAACTGATTGCATCGGAATCGTATCTCCTGAGGCGAAGGAATGTCATATTTACGCGGGAAAACATACCGATATCGGCCATTTAATCGGAAGCTCTGCCTACCAAGCCGTGCAAGTCGGAGTAGAAAAATGGAAACTGGCAAACAAGGTAAGCACAGGTACAATGTGA
- a CDS encoding cobyrinate a,c-diamide synthase, which produces MEKLPNIPRILIAGSGSGVGKTTTVLALSQAFKRRGMKVSTFKCGPDYLDPTYHTLVAGVACQNLDGWLMGREAVLKTFQAASAGSDIAIIEGVMGLFDGASPIGEAGSSAEIAKWLEAPTLIVLNAGGMARTVAALAIGLKNFDANLEVSGVITNFIGSHGHREILSSALDPFLPLVGGFPKSPNYSFPERHLGLHSAQEAGIEDSKLAYWGDLCETWFDLDKIWAIASEKLYTPITLESETGRPNNSYKCRIGFAKDNAFHFYYEDNLRRLKMAGAELIPFSPISDSKLPQIDGIYIGGGYPELFASELSTNKTLLMEIHELGMKGLPIYAECGGLMYLSEEIETLNGDSFPMVGLIPAKVRMHEKLQALGYTEVSIEGSSVLGPAGTRFRGHQFRYSNLEIKQDKNVKLLYKIRKRKGETTSLEGYSDRNILGSYVHAHWASNPSIPENFVAACARKSS; this is translated from the coding sequence TTGGAAAAATTACCGAACATTCCCAGAATCCTGATTGCCGGCTCCGGCAGCGGCGTCGGAAAAACAACAACGGTGCTCGCGTTATCTCAAGCTTTCAAAAGACGAGGCATGAAGGTTTCGACGTTCAAGTGCGGACCCGATTATCTAGATCCGACATATCACACTCTAGTCGCCGGAGTCGCTTGTCAGAACTTAGACGGTTGGTTGATGGGTCGAGAAGCAGTATTAAAAACTTTTCAAGCAGCCAGTGCCGGAAGCGATATTGCGATAATAGAAGGAGTCATGGGTCTCTTCGACGGTGCATCGCCCATAGGAGAAGCGGGATCAAGCGCTGAAATCGCTAAATGGTTGGAGGCGCCAACCCTAATCGTATTAAATGCCGGCGGAATGGCTCGCACAGTCGCTGCCCTCGCCATAGGATTAAAGAATTTTGATGCGAATTTAGAAGTCAGCGGAGTGATTACCAATTTCATAGGTAGCCATGGGCATCGAGAAATTTTGAGCTCCGCGCTGGATCCTTTTCTTCCTTTGGTAGGAGGATTTCCCAAGTCTCCGAATTACTCCTTTCCGGAAAGACATTTGGGACTCCATAGCGCGCAAGAAGCCGGGATAGAAGATAGCAAGCTCGCTTATTGGGGTGATTTATGCGAAACTTGGTTTGATTTGGATAAAATCTGGGCGATTGCTTCTGAAAAACTGTACACGCCTATCACTCTTGAGTCGGAAACAGGTCGACCCAACAATTCATATAAATGCAGAATCGGATTTGCGAAAGATAATGCATTCCATTTCTATTATGAAGATAATTTGCGAAGATTGAAGATGGCCGGTGCGGAGTTAATTCCCTTCTCCCCGATTTCGGATTCTAAGCTTCCGCAAATAGACGGCATTTATATCGGAGGCGGTTATCCCGAACTGTTTGCCTCCGAACTATCGACTAATAAAACCCTTTTAATGGAAATTCATGAATTAGGAATGAAAGGGCTGCCAATATACGCGGAATGCGGTGGACTTATGTATTTGTCGGAAGAGATCGAAACCCTAAACGGTGATTCGTTTCCGATGGTCGGATTGATTCCGGCTAAAGTAAGAATGCATGAGAAATTACAGGCTCTAGGTTATACGGAAGTCAGTATCGAAGGGTCATCCGTGCTCGGTCCCGCTGGGACGAGATTTCGAGGTCATCAATTCCGTTATTCGAACTTAGAGATTAAGCAGGATAAAAACGTAAAACTACTTTATAAAATTCGAAAAAGAAAAGGCGAAACGACTTCTTTAGAAGGATATTCGGATCGAAACATATTAGGTTCTTATGTTCATGCACACTGGGCATCCAATCCGAGCATCCCTGAAAATTTCGTTGCTGCTTGTGCGAGAAAGTCATCTTGA
- the cobO gene encoding cob(I)yrinic acid a,c-diamide adenosyltransferase yields MEISAKERRGLMIVNTGEGKGKTTAALGMIFRSLGRGMRCGIVQFIKGKWETGERKFAKKIPGLDFYVMGLGFTWDSEDLDKDKKAALAAWELSKKMILGGEHALVVLDEITYAFHFGWISVREASDVFEARPTHVHIVLTGRNCPELLLEQADLVSKIEAVKHPFHKGIKAQAGIDF; encoded by the coding sequence ATGGAAATTTCGGCTAAAGAACGTCGCGGATTAATGATCGTTAATACTGGCGAAGGTAAAGGGAAAACCACCGCAGCATTGGGAATGATATTCAGATCTCTCGGAAGAGGTATGCGCTGCGGGATAGTTCAGTTCATTAAGGGAAAGTGGGAAACGGGCGAGAGAAAATTCGCAAAAAAAATTCCAGGATTGGATTTTTATGTCATGGGACTCGGATTCACATGGGATAGCGAAGATCTGGATAAGGATAAAAAGGCGGCTCTCGCAGCTTGGGAATTATCAAAAAAAATGATATTAGGCGGAGAGCACGCGTTAGTCGTCCTAGATGAAATTACCTATGCCTTTCATTTCGGATGGATAAGCGTCCGGGAAGCCTCCGACGTATTCGAAGCGCGACCTACTCACGTTCATATTGTTCTAACGGGAAGAAATTGCCCGGAACTCCTACTTGAGCAGGCGGATCTCGTAAGCAAGATCGAAGCAGTCAAGCATCCGTTTCATAAAGGGATAAAAGCCCAGGCTGGAATCGACTTTTAA
- the cobM gene encoding precorrin-4 C(11)-methyltransferase, with protein sequence MKVYIIGAGPGDPELITIKGAKRIETSPIVLYTGSLVPAKVIGMANPDAKIIDSSGMTLDEIIQVLKEAFEKDQDVARVHTGDPAIFGSTAEQMRRMDELGIPYEIIPGVSSFTAAAAALNKELTLPEISQTVIITRAEGRTPMPPKEKLEVLAQSGATLVFFLSALLLRKITERLIPYYGEDCPVAVVQKASWPEQKIVLGTLSDISEKAKAEKINATAIVFVGRVLDCHDFADSRLYSPDFSHKFRKKTKSPNHVPIDSSLPG encoded by the coding sequence ATGAAAGTTTACATCATCGGAGCAGGACCGGGCGATCCTGAACTAATAACGATAAAAGGGGCAAAACGGATCGAAACGAGTCCTATCGTACTCTACACCGGTTCTCTAGTTCCAGCAAAAGTGATCGGCATGGCAAATCCTGATGCAAAAATAATCGATTCTTCCGGTATGACATTGGATGAAATCATCCAAGTTTTAAAGGAAGCTTTCGAAAAAGACCAGGACGTGGCAAGAGTTCATACGGGCGATCCTGCGATTTTCGGATCGACGGCGGAGCAGATGCGAAGAATGGACGAATTAGGAATTCCTTATGAAATCATTCCCGGGGTTTCCTCTTTTACCGCGGCCGCGGCAGCTTTAAACAAGGAACTTACTCTTCCCGAAATATCGCAAACAGTCATTATCACTAGAGCGGAAGGTCGAACGCCGATGCCTCCAAAAGAAAAATTGGAAGTTTTAGCTCAATCGGGCGCAACTCTTGTCTTTTTCTTGAGCGCACTTCTGCTTAGAAAAATTACAGAGCGACTTATCCCTTATTACGGTGAAGATTGCCCCGTTGCCGTAGTTCAAAAGGCATCCTGGCCGGAGCAGAAAATCGTATTGGGAACGTTATCCGATATTTCGGAGAAAGCTAAAGCGGAAAAAATCAACGCAACAGCAATCGTCTTTGTCGGACGAGTTTTGGACTGCCACGACTTTGCGGATTCTCGATTGTATTCCCCCGATTTTTCCCATAAATTTAGGAAGAAAACGAAATCACCGAATCATGTTCCGATCGATTCATCTCTACCGGGTTAA
- the cobJ gene encoding precorrin-3B C(17)-methyltransferase encodes MTRGKLNLVGIGPGRDEHITPAALEAINEAEYVIGYSTYIGLVRHLLTGKQVTRTGMTEEIGRAQAAVEAAANGKIVALISSGDAGVYGMAGLVFEVLRKIGWKRGDSPEVRIFPGISADNSCASLVGAPLVHDSCRISLSDLLTPWPIIAKRIDSAAKGDFVISLYNPASGRRQRQILEATRIISQYRPGNTPVALIKSAYRKQQNVVLSDLDHFLDFEIGMNTTVIVGSSNSFIYEGFFITPRGYSNKYSLESGEIQNGQRKGFSLRTEGDLSEKSSASNGDRTLNITKIPNAFVRASTSVIEPEEPTVQETKVEHSGQDSSVVSALNALRFVQSVKSPSTKTSTLKEEINDFGKIGRLAGALLYESNGEYYLIGKLKRPCRFEDFGFSHMEDQTLHWAKLTVTDSKLAQANFFQFIVPLKTTPEDLYDRFAVYRNSSISERITTLLQDSSDKVIWNESEYWDLSWLSSLPKPIWTIVRDELLKCS; translated from the coding sequence ATGACGCGAGGAAAACTAAATTTGGTCGGAATCGGTCCGGGAAGAGACGAACACATAACGCCGGCCGCACTCGAAGCGATCAACGAAGCTGAATATGTGATCGGTTACTCGACGTACATCGGCCTAGTCCGTCATCTATTAACGGGAAAACAAGTCACAAGAACGGGAATGACCGAAGAGATAGGGCGAGCCCAAGCTGCAGTTGAGGCTGCCGCTAACGGTAAGATCGTCGCTCTTATTTCATCCGGCGACGCGGGGGTTTATGGAATGGCCGGCTTAGTGTTTGAAGTACTGCGAAAAATCGGATGGAAGCGGGGGGATTCTCCCGAAGTTCGAATCTTTCCGGGAATCAGTGCGGATAATTCATGCGCCTCTCTCGTTGGAGCTCCTCTAGTACATGACTCTTGCCGAATTTCTCTTTCGGATCTACTCACTCCCTGGCCCATTATCGCAAAGCGAATCGATTCTGCCGCTAAAGGCGACTTCGTAATTTCATTGTATAATCCCGCTTCCGGACGAAGACAAAGACAGATTCTCGAAGCGACTCGTATTATCAGTCAATACAGACCGGGTAACACTCCCGTTGCGCTTATCAAAAGCGCTTATCGGAAACAACAAAACGTCGTCCTATCCGATTTGGATCATTTCCTAGATTTTGAAATCGGGATGAATACAACGGTTATCGTCGGATCATCCAATAGCTTTATTTATGAGGGATTTTTCATAACCCCACGAGGCTACTCGAATAAATATTCTTTGGAGAGTGGCGAGATACAGAACGGCCAGAGAAAAGGATTTTCATTAAGAACCGAAGGCGATTTATCAGAAAAATCAAGCGCTTCGAACGGCGATAGAACTTTAAATATTACTAAAATACCGAATGCATTCGTTCGAGCTAGTACTTCGGTTATAGAACCGGAAGAACCGACCGTGCAAGAAACTAAAGTCGAGCATTCTGGACAGGATTCCTCGGTAGTATCCGCGCTGAATGCTTTACGATTCGTTCAATCCGTTAAATCGCCCTCGACGAAAACGTCGACGCTAAAGGAAGAGATTAACGATTTCGGTAAGATCGGAAGGCTTGCCGGAGCCCTTTTATACGAATCGAACGGGGAATATTATTTAATCGGAAAGCTTAAACGACCTTGCCGATTCGAGGATTTCGGTTTTTCCCATATGGAAGACCAGACTCTCCACTGGGCCAAGCTTACCGTAACGGATTCGAAGCTTGCACAAGCGAATTTTTTTCAATTCATAGTTCCGTTAAAAACGACTCCCGAGGACCTTTATGATAGATTTGCGGTTTATCGTAATTCGTCGATTAGCGAAAGAATTACGACATTGCTGCAGGATTCAAGCGATAAGGTTATTTGGAATGAATCGGAATATTGGGATTTGAGTTGGCTATCGTCTCTACCGAAGCCGATTTGGACAATTGTTCGAGACGAACTATTAAAATGTTCATGA
- a CDS encoding cobalt-precorrin 5A hydrolase yields MNPIRKPYAIYAITKHGIVIGERLRKSLDGADLFVSKKFSDQAPANSLSLSLPMDSTLRETFTQYDCHIFIISVGAVVRMIAPLLQNKKVDPAVICVDDKGLFSICVLSGHVGRGNFFTQIVSKELENTPVITTASDVAGTLTVDILGRDLGWVLEDQDRNVTRACAAVVNETKVIFVQECGESDWWPKDKPLPPGVEYSTSLETVDPSKYEVLLIASDRSNIRQTHPNHYNNSVIYKPKSLVLGLGCDRDISFEDVRSGIMTTLEENGLSLKSVRAIASIDRKYNEQAFLEVAEKYQWEFLTFPAPDLDRASGIVSPSLMAMKHVETRSVCEAAALLGASTDLLLVPKRKYKRTPESKNLTVAVARIPFLPREEVSITKEVIHS; encoded by the coding sequence ATGAATCCGATTAGAAAGCCGTACGCCATCTATGCGATTACGAAACATGGGATTGTGATCGGCGAGCGACTTCGGAAATCTCTCGACGGCGCCGATCTCTTCGTATCGAAAAAATTCTCGGATCAGGCACCCGCAAATTCGTTAAGTCTATCTTTGCCGATGGATTCGACATTGCGGGAAACGTTCACTCAGTACGACTGCCACATTTTCATAATAAGTGTCGGAGCCGTAGTGAGAATGATCGCACCTCTATTACAAAATAAGAAAGTAGATCCGGCAGTCATATGCGTGGATGATAAAGGTCTATTCTCTATCTGCGTTCTTTCCGGTCACGTAGGCAGAGGCAATTTTTTTACTCAAATCGTTTCCAAGGAGTTAGAAAATACGCCTGTGATCACCACCGCCTCTGACGTAGCCGGAACCCTGACCGTTGATATCTTAGGAAGAGACTTAGGTTGGGTTTTGGAAGATCAGGATAGAAACGTTACCCGTGCCTGCGCTGCAGTCGTGAATGAAACCAAAGTAATATTCGTGCAGGAATGCGGAGAATCGGATTGGTGGCCAAAAGATAAACCTTTGCCTCCCGGCGTCGAATATTCCACTTCGCTCGAGACTGTTGATCCGAGCAAGTATGAAGTATTATTAATCGCTTCCGATCGATCGAACATAAGACAAACTCATCCGAACCACTATAATAATTCCGTAATATATAAACCCAAAAGCCTTGTATTAGGATTGGGTTGTGATCGTGATATATCCTTCGAAGATGTAAGATCCGGGATTATGACAACGTTGGAAGAGAACGGTTTAAGTTTGAAAAGTGTTCGTGCGATCGCGAGTATCGATCGAAAGTATAACGAGCAGGCCTTCCTTGAAGTGGCCGAAAAATATCAATGGGAATTTCTCACGTTCCCGGCGCCGGATTTGGATCGAGCTTCCGGCATTGTTTCACCCTCCTTGATGGCGATGAAGCATGTAGAAACCCGATCGGTTTGTGAAGCTGCGGCATTGCTCGGCGCAAGTACCGATTTGCTATTAGTCCCTAAAAGAAAATACAAGAGAACACCCGAGAGTAAAAATCTGACAGTAGCGGTTGCCAGAATTCCTTTTTTACCAAGAGAGGAAGTTTCGATTACGAAGGAGGTGATCCACTCATGA
- the cobI gene encoding precorrin-2 C(20)-methyltransferase: MNQIKTLGKLFGVGVGPGATDLITLRAINVLNDAEVLAIPKSSEHLPSFAWRVCSPLVKENPEQEKIFLHFPMSKDPSVLVPAWDKAFNEIGTRLMDGKKVAFITQGDPSVYSSWNYLREEAPDRWPGIEIEIVPAVTSVTAIPAALQIPLADGRERFCVLPATYGLEDLPRLVEDFDSIVLTKVGQVIPELVRILKLLGLLENATYVSYGTTDKQKIVTDLESIQNESCDYFSMVLISIRKRKGVLRGEIHESD; the protein is encoded by the coding sequence ATGAACCAAATCAAAACGTTAGGCAAATTATTCGGGGTCGGAGTCGGCCCGGGAGCGACCGATTTAATCACGTTAAGGGCAATCAATGTCCTAAACGATGCGGAAGTACTCGCAATTCCTAAAAGCAGCGAACACCTACCCTCTTTCGCATGGAGAGTTTGTTCCCCGCTTGTTAAGGAAAATCCCGAACAGGAAAAAATTTTTCTGCATTTCCCGATGAGCAAAGACCCCTCGGTTCTAGTACCCGCCTGGGACAAAGCTTTCAACGAAATCGGAACAAGATTGATGGACGGAAAAAAAGTCGCGTTCATTACTCAAGGCGATCCTTCCGTATACAGTTCCTGGAATTACCTTAGGGAGGAGGCTCCCGATCGATGGCCGGGAATCGAGATAGAAATCGTTCCGGCAGTCACTTCAGTAACCGCAATCCCCGCCGCATTACAAATTCCGTTAGCCGACGGACGCGAACGCTTTTGCGTCCTACCAGCAACTTACGGTTTGGAAGATCTGCCTAGACTTGTAGAAGACTTTGATTCGATCGTTTTAACCAAAGTCGGCCAAGTCATCCCTGAATTAGTAAGAATTTTAAAACTGCTCGGGCTCTTGGAAAACGCAACCTACGTTTCTTACGGAACTACCGATAAACAGAAAATCGTAACCGATTTGGAATCGATTCAAAACGAAAGCTGCGATTACTTCTCCATGGTTTTAATTTCCATCCGCAAACGAAAAGGAGTGCTTCGAGGAGAGATACATGAATCCGATTAG
- a CDS encoding bifunctional cobalt-precorrin-7 (C(5))-methyltransferase/cobalt-precorrin-6B (C(15))-methyltransferase: protein MKAVVVVGIGDDGCVGLSSQAMGAVARANILAGGERHLDFFPEFDGQRIPLKENITATIDHIAELSGENTICILASGDPLFYGIGNLVRKKIGVEHVEFIPAPSSMQRAFAKIGINWDDAKIISLHGRDKTGFVNKLKFHNKVACFTDGSNSPASIARNMMEFGETDWIAYVCENLGGKDEVVRKFTISELSTISDISDLNVLILIREDLEWKRPSVIPYREEDEYAKRIPKKGLITKKEVRILSLAAMEIRTDSVIWDIGAGSGSVSIEAAFLASEGRAYAIEIDPEGVEICRENKLSHTADNVFIIEGRAPEALSDLPSPDCVFVGGSKGSLEEIINISYQRLKEGGRLVVNAVTLDNVSEAYQAFKNLGSEMEVILLSVSRGQKLATYLRYEALNPIHIFKTIKRNMEL, encoded by the coding sequence ATGAAAGCCGTCGTGGTAGTCGGAATCGGAGACGACGGATGCGTCGGCTTATCCAGTCAGGCTATGGGAGCAGTTGCGAGAGCAAACATACTCGCCGGAGGAGAAAGACATTTGGACTTTTTTCCCGAGTTTGACGGACAACGAATACCGTTAAAAGAAAACATTACTGCGACAATCGATCATATTGCCGAACTTTCCGGGGAAAATACCATCTGCATACTCGCTTCCGGTGATCCTCTATTTTACGGAATCGGAAATTTAGTAAGAAAAAAAATCGGAGTGGAGCACGTCGAATTCATTCCCGCACCGAGTTCTATGCAACGAGCCTTTGCGAAAATCGGAATCAATTGGGATGACGCTAAGATCATTTCCTTGCATGGACGCGACAAAACAGGATTCGTAAATAAATTAAAATTTCATAATAAAGTCGCCTGTTTTACCGACGGGTCGAACTCTCCCGCCTCAATCGCTCGAAATATGATGGAGTTCGGGGAAACGGATTGGATAGCCTACGTCTGCGAAAATCTAGGAGGAAAAGACGAGGTAGTTCGGAAATTTACGATTTCTGAATTAAGTACGATATCCGATATTTCCGATCTAAACGTGTTAATTCTTATTAGGGAAGACTTGGAATGGAAACGTCCTTCGGTCATTCCTTATAGAGAGGAAGACGAATATGCAAAGAGAATTCCTAAAAAAGGCTTAATCACCAAAAAGGAAGTGAGAATTCTATCCCTTGCCGCTATGGAAATTCGGACCGATTCCGTTATTTGGGATATCGGTGCAGGTTCGGGCTCCGTCTCGATAGAAGCTGCTTTTCTAGCTTCTGAAGGAAGAGCGTATGCTATCGAAATCGATCCGGAAGGGGTAGAAATTTGCCGGGAGAATAAACTTTCTCATACAGCCGATAACGTTTTCATAATTGAAGGTCGAGCGCCGGAAGCACTCTCTGACCTCCCGTCTCCGGATTGCGTATTCGTAGGCGGATCTAAGGGGAGTCTGGAAGAAATCATAAACATATCCTATCAAAGATTGAAGGAAGGCGGTAGACTCGTCGTAAATGCTGTCACATTGGATAACGTATCAGAGGCATACCAAGCTTTCAAGAATCTCGGGTCGGAAATGGAAGTAATTCTGCTCAGCGTCTCAAGAGGGCAAAAATTGGCGACGTATCTCCGCTACGAAGCCTTGAACCCCATTCATATCTTTAAAACTATTAAACGAAACATGGAATTATAA
- a CDS encoding precorrin-8X methylmutase — MNDMRQMTTLGRNIEDKSFQIIDEEAGAHSFPPPDWEIVRRIIHATADFEFKDLTKIHPEAVSSGITALKRGCSIICDVQMILAGLNRERLDAYGCKTHSFISDPDVIQKAKEKNSTRAIESIRKASDLGLLDGSILAIGNAPTALLEIVRLIESNEAKPSLIIGVPVGFVSASESKESVMALQGSIPYIITRGRKGGSTIAVAILHALLLLSAKGNHV, encoded by the coding sequence ATGAACGACATGCGACAAATGACAACCCTTGGACGAAATATAGAAGATAAATCGTTTCAAATCATCGACGAAGAGGCGGGCGCCCATTCTTTTCCTCCGCCCGATTGGGAAATCGTTCGCAGAATCATTCATGCGACCGCCGATTTTGAATTCAAAGACCTTACAAAAATACATCCGGAGGCAGTGTCATCAGGCATCACAGCATTGAAACGCGGCTGTTCGATTATTTGCGACGTGCAAATGATCTTAGCCGGTCTGAATCGGGAGCGGCTCGATGCTTACGGTTGCAAAACTCATAGCTTCATTTCCGATCCGGACGTAATTCAAAAAGCCAAAGAAAAAAATTCTACAAGAGCAATCGAATCGATTCGAAAAGCGTCTGATCTTGGCCTCTTAGACGGAAGTATCCTTGCTATCGGGAACGCGCCTACCGCTCTCTTGGAGATAGTCCGTTTGATCGAAAGTAATGAAGCGAAACCTTCCTTGATTATAGGAGTTCCCGTCGGCTTTGTGTCGGCAAGCGAATCAAAAGAATCGGTAATGGCTTTACAAGGCTCCATTCCCTATATCATAACTCGGGGTAGAAAAGGAGGCAGCACGATTGCCGTAGCGATCCTGCATGCCCTTCTATTATTATCCGCCAAAGGAAATCATGTATGA